The nucleotide window TGGTGGTAACTAGGTGTTTCATCAAgaaatctcaatttttactcaagttacagcttgtccGGACaaacggatggacagacagacagtcacacggatttcaacttttctcgtcatcctgatcatttatatatgtacatatatataaccctatatctatctcgattagttttaggtgatacgtacaaccgacaggtgaacaaaactataatgctctgtagcaactggttgcaagagtataaaaattgactcacattttcattaatttgttcGTAACGGTAGGTAGTTGGTATTCGAATGACATTTCGAACGAAAGAatacgtttatatactcgtTCCCGTATGTCATCATGCCAAATTACGATATAAGCGTTATGACCACGTATGTCATTATCCCAAATACAGCTATTTACGAGATCTGCTATTTCTTTTCACAAATCAATAATGGAtgatgttttaatatttttcacagaaattttTAACCAAGAAGTATTTGTAGTGGTACCAAGCACTCCGTAACATTTGGTTGATCGATCATACAAGAGTCTAAATCGTTAGATTTCATGGTACTCATTTAATGtggcatttatataaaaaatagcaaagcaGTTAAATGGCAACATGAGTTAAGTAAGCGCTCTGTGGTAATATTACTATAACTCAGCTGTTATTAGTTGTTATTCTAACACCCCTATTCTGGGCttttgacaaattaataaaatattgagaatTAACTCATATTTATCaagcgagaaatattttggtattcgtGGCAATcgtgataaaagtaaaagcttcaattcgTAAAGTTTTTCCCCACacgtgtggtgaacaaaataatgtaaatagaaaaCAACTGATTTCGATTcaaattattcattaaaatgGACTGTTCTGCAACGTAagtattcaaattttaattattaacaaaatttataatttaaattttatttgatagtAAACCAAAATACGACCGAGCTACGCACGAGCAGTTAGAGGcatatgttttattttgctaAGCACACCCAGAAATGGGTACggggaaaaattgcaaaaacgcCTCAACTGATGAAGGAGTTATGCAACAGCTGGCAGATCGACTTAATTCGTGCAGAGGACCAATACGAAGTGCTTCAAAATGGAAAGAGGTAACATTTTAGTCTATTTTGATACAAATATtcgtttaattattatattgtgtTAATTTGTATACGTTAGGCGTTTAGAAAAGCCAACTGCGCACTCGTTAAAGGCGGTTGAAAATGAACCAAAGGCTCACAGGTGGCGGTCCAAGTTCCAAGCCGATGACGGACTTTGAGCAAACGGATGAATGCGCAATTTCATCACCCACGGGTAGTCCTCTACAATTATGCAGTCAGGTAGAAATGACCCCAAATCCCGAACAGCATCCAGCAAGTCCATCGACACCATCTACGTATCTTAGCTTGGAAAACCAGGTAAGTTTTCATTAtgatataattacaaaatatatatatttttcttgcaaattcttattacgttttttcttttaaggatGCTTCAACTTCGGTGCTATCACGAAGTGCACGAAATAAGCTTATCAGCACTTTGATAGCTGATATACCAAAAAGGAATGCTGCTGAGGAGGAGAGGCGACGGGAGCATCATGAAATGATGTAGGTCATTCAAGGCCTAACTAATTCTATAACCGAACTAATAAAATCGTTTActaataatgtaaaataatttctaaagcttaattaaaattaaaataacgtatgtgcaatatttttatttaattaatatttattgaatttaatgagtttggttttgttttataatagaaTAAAGAAATGGaatgcaaattttaatttgttttcttttaacaaaaaggataaataaataaacaaataatgcgAGTAAGTAGTGTATTTCGAAAGTCGAATtgtgatatgtacatatatggattggcttctgtatatacatatgtatataactaaagagttgatatacatacatatatcttgaTCTTGTTCTTTCACCTTTGCGCATGTACTGTGAAGAGTTATAATCATTAATTGGAGAATCAAAGTCTTCTGCAACCACGTCATCTATTTCGTTCAACGTAATGCCTGCTTTCGTCATTATTTATGCAATATAACGCAAGTACTAACAAACAAAGCGGAAGTTTCGTGTGAATAATGTAGAACTCGATGCTTCAACAAACATCATCACCAAATGCTCTCTCTATGCAGTTTCTTGCAGAACCAtgcaatttgttgtatttttgctcTTTATGTGTTTACTGGTGTTAAAAGCCACGGTTATAGAGGATAATCTTGATCGCCAAGAACCCAAGATTCTCTCCGTTGTTGCTCAGACGTATTAGCATATTAGTAGGTCAGAAGTTGCCCAAATTCCAGAGTCATGAGTTGCACCCGGAAATTTGGCATTTACAAATGTAAAACATAAACGGTGATAGCAAACGTAAAAAACGAtacattcaaaaattgcattggcgtatatgtatctatgtatgtgcatgcagCAACAAAACTTACTGCTTCAACATTGAAACTGTGGAATccttttctatttaaatataaattaagaacACGTTCGACATTATTTGGTGGAGCAATGATAGTAATATGCGTGCAGCCAATTGCTCCTATGatgctttatatatacatatgtatatattttatttctgtatttatatttatatttagttatattttctaaaaaatctggattatatttcaaataaattagctTAAATTAGTATATTATTACTTGTATAGCATTAATACTTGCCccgtttatattaaaatttcttcctctgttgaactgggaaactttatttctcctcccttcaccttcacaataagttttgctacaGCTCGCACACTTCTCGAAAGGGACGACTGACTCATGGGCAAGTTGACGTTGTTACCTACACATTTCTGGTATGAGCCGTGTCCAAAGAAGTTCAAAGCTACTAGAACCCTTACAGTTAAAGGTAGTGACGTTTCTGTATCGTGTGGGGCTAGTTCATCAATCAGGCAACGGCAAATTTATTCTATAAAGGTATTTTCGCTCAAAGCAAATGGATTGCTATCGTCGCGTAAACATTTCAAATGCCGCGCGCGATTTctattctcacaattttcatcttcgtttaacaataataacatatcttccattttcacaacaagATGCACaaacagatatgtatgtatttaattcataacgagcactgtgaagagcatttgacatcttaacaacttataaagaaacgagctttttatttcagacacaaAATACCAAatgcttgataaatttcaaattttgacaaattataaatatgttgaaattgtcaagtgcacagaataggggtgtatATGAAAATGCCGAGAATTAGTGAGCAGAAAAGGCTTTTAAAGGTATTAGAAATAGCAGCATTCAATGATTTAATGCTTATTGAATTCTTTTGCGAagacttttatatatatttatatatatatatattatatatgatttttattttaaacgattaaattttttgttttgcagaaGAGGGTAAAAATGAGGAAGATTTGAGGACCTAATGCATATATTGGATTTAGGTGAAGAATGCAGGTACATCATACTATTAATTAAAATGGTGCACCGAAATGCAGGgtctttttaaaagaaattttatgcgAACTTGAGGAGAGCAGATTCAAGAAGATCACACGTGACACCCGGAAATCTTTCGATGCTATTTGGGTCTTATAAAGGGAGACGATCTCTTCAACCAAACGATCGTGCAAACTATTTCTAACTACTAGCAGTTGTGTTGTATCGCTTAGGTTCTAGCGGAAAGAAGCTACTCAGTCAAAGATTACTGACTTATCTGGAATCAGTGATGGTGGTATCATTCAGGTCGGAATTCGTCAGTTTTACGCAATATAcattaatatgttttttgtttttttttttagaattttactgAACACATCTTCAATGCGCATTTGAAATATAAGGACCAGTATTTACTTTGGCCAAATGCAGAAGCAGCaaaatgcttatttcagaaatttGGAGTGAGTTGCTGAACTGCGTACAATACGTGGATGGTGCCGAAATTCCATTGGCGAAAACCCGTCAAAAGATCCAGAAGTGTACTTTCACGAATGCACATCAACTCCGTTAAGGCACGAGGCGTGTGCGATCATAGATTGCAAATAAGACACTTGGTTTTAGGCTTTCCTCCACGTATTTTTAACAATTGCGAATTATCGAATGAAGCAGATATATTTTTGGACAAGATGAACAGAGAgaaaggaattttttttaacaaagtatTTAGTCGATATAGAATTCGAATTGAACACTGTTTTGGAATTTAGAAGAAAGATTTGGTAATTTAAACGGCTTAAGGCTCCAAATCAAAAATGCAAATGGTATGGGGAAAGTTAACAAATGGATTCTTTGTTGTGCATTGTTACACACCTTTATACTCCAACAAGATGATTACATCGATTACCAACTTGATGAATCGGAGCATCGTGTTCGAGTCTGTACCAAGTTAGTAGTAAGTCTTTGAACTATTGATAAATgcaaataatcaataaatatgttaatttaaaaatctgttacttatttacattttttaaaattcgatttctttacatattcttataaaaagtaacatatgtacattattttatttcaaaaaaattgtcaatactgaaaaagtaaaaaaaattaggtGGACCTTTCAGTTAGTTACTATAagtaaaaaccaaaatatttagaaaaagtcgaattggaaaaaaaacaatttatcataatttcataaaaaggaTATCCTTTTTTATGTATTCTCGCCACTTTCAAGTAGACCTGCACCGGCTGGCTTTTCTACTTGAGCGCAGATAACAAATTCGTTTTTAAACGCCTCATTTTAGTCCTCATAATATCCCATTTgatgttttataaaattggaatGTTTTCGGCTATTTTGTGTAAAATCTTTGGGCTGTTGGTTTctgaaaatgaatgaaacgCAAAATGAGGCAATAACAcataaatataagaattttaCCTCTAATTGGTCTGGATTATCTTGTATAAGTTCcactatatttatatgtacataggtctTTTGTTTCTCTTTCTGACCAACGGAATGTTCCACTTGTGCGTAATcgctttttatattaaataatcaatttagttatgaatataaataaataagcaaataacttATTGCATTGAATTTACTTACCGTTTCCATTTTATTCAAACACAATATTTGAAACGCTTTGAATTATCAGctgattttatgatttgaacaaaatatcGACCATCACGACTccgtttacatatgtatctcccGTTTATGTCAATTACGGTTATAGTGCTGGTTTTTTTGATTAAACATACTCACAAGAGCAAATAATCTAGAGACGTTAAGTTGTTTAATGTGCCATTTCGAAATTAACGAGTCGTCAATCTTTACACGAAATGTGTACATGTTTAGACTTGAGATTTGACTCAGCGCACCGTCTTGTTAAAAATAGAGAGCCTTCTCGTCGGTTTCATCAAATTTCGGAAAAAAGTCAGTCAACGTAGTGTTATAACATTCGGTACTAATGTTAAGCTAATATACTGCCTCATACTGTCCAGTATTTCCGTTGAGATTTTTGCGGAGAGTTCAGTTAGAATTTATTCATCATCAGATGTAGAATGTCTCTGAAGATGCACATGTTACGTTCTCATTTagataaatttaaagataaaatcgGAACACTCCTATCAAGATATAATGGAACTTGGGAGATGTTATCAAGGTCGGTATACAGAAATTATGATAGAGACTATATTTGGGAGCTAATTAGAGAAATTTTCGTGGAACATGATAAGAAAAGTAAAactgttaattttaaaatatttggatattagtcaaaaataaataaaactcacgaagaatcaattcGGTATGTGACGGTGCATTGTCGTGGTGCATGGTTGACCTATAATTCtgacctctttttacgaataccTTAGCGCTAACGACGTATAACACTCTAATATTATTCCTTGACAGTTCGGCGGGCCACTTCTCgttaattgaagaaaattctCAATATATCATAGATTTTTGTTCTACCTTGAagtgtttttttcggcttcggcttacCTTATTTTACGATATTCGGCCTATTGATCGTTTGCTTCCGGGACATAAGCATATATgagtattatataataataagtttcatgacatcctggtagtcggaaatcattgtttcatagacgttgacgcgacgctgtttttcgcgTTGATCATTAGTTAATGCTGAGGGCCGTCCTGAACTTGATTCGTCATCAACGctttctcgaccctctttgaattaTTTGTACctatcaaaaacacttgctcgcgaccaACAATAACCACCGAAGGCTAGTGGTCGGAATAAAAGGAACTGCGACTGTGTATGTGAGCACGAAACTAAAGACGGCCATTGAGAACTATGGTATGGTTAAATTTAGTGAATGCTTTTCATTCTTTGTTCAAACAAGTACTTTCGTGCTTGCTGTTTTATTGTATAATGGTATTGTacgacaaaaataattatattagaCCCTAAAAACAttcattgtattttatttatttcatttcgttACCGCCATGACCTTATGTGACGTTGTTTTGAAGTGATTCGACAACCACTGAAAGATAGAGCGTAAAGCAGGCCATCCACATAAGAATTTGCGCGATAGGAGCATTTGGTCTCAAAAACtggacaaaattatttaaagtgacttcatgaatgaaaatgaataaaaatgcatgattggatataataatgcaataagGGCTAATTACAAGTGcagccgaacattttatattgaatatatttgagtagGAGGTAGTATCGatcagattttatctatttttgctcaTCCCACATACTACTAACATTTcaggtttcattaaggtacaatcactaattttatttattttatgcgcaaaaatacattgttatgaataaaacatgttctgcaattttcattgaGTTGGCCCAAATATTGGAGGATATATCCAATATAAAGTCATCtataagttcgaaaatctttatattatgtgtatggacttaatattattaaatacatattataatttCATTCGCCTCtccttaattatattaaaatcatatatACGTGAGATATACTATAGATATTTGAGTTAATGTGGAAAACATAGGAATAAACCCGATTAATCGAAAACGTAATGTAAATGCATATAAGTATCTCCTAAACTCTTCCAGCTATGTTTATCACAAAATTTGCACATGACAGATTACTTTGGCAGCACTTACGCCAGCGTCACAATAGGTAAAGTGAGATTATAACCATATTACTACACACAAAAACTACCAAAACTGCTAAAAGTGCGCCTATGGTGTCAGCGATATCAAGTTTTGCATCCGAGATAGCACAAGAGAGCTTTATATGCGACGATAACTTAGggaattatacatatatacacttcatagggtctccgacgcttccttctgggtgttacaaacatcgtgacaaacttaatatacctggTTTTCCAAACTAAGATACGTAGATGGTGTCGATGGACTTGTTGGATGGTGTTCGGGATTTGGGGTTGCTTCTACCTGACTGCATAATTGTAGAGGACTACCCGTGGGTGATGAAATTGCGCATTCATCCGTTTGCTCAATTGGCGTTAAACCAAGGCTTTGTACATTTTGTATCCCATCTACAGCAGCCAAACCGAATGTAGACAAAGCCATTTCTTCAAAGTCCGTCATCGGCTTACAACTTGAACCTCCATCTGTGAGCCTTTGGTTCATTTTCAGCCGCCTTGAACGAGTAAGCAGTTGGCTTTTCTAAACGCCTAACGTCTACAAATTaacacaatataataaataaacgaaatttgtatcaacaaaaactaaaatgttACCTCTTTCCATTTTGAAGCACTTCCTATTGGTCCTCTGCACGAATTAAGTTGATCTGCCTGCTGTTGCCATAACTCCTTCATCAGGCGTTTTCTTTGgcgttttttggcaatttttccCCGTACCCATTTCTGGGTGTGCTtagcaaaataaaacatatgCCTCCAGCTGCTCGTGCGTAGCACGGTCGTATTTTAACgaataatttgaatagaaatcagctgttttctatgtacattattttgttcaccacacgAGTGGGGAAAAGCTTTACGAATTgaaacttttacttttatcaagatttccacgaataccaaaatatttctcgcttgataaatatgtatttgagttaattgtcaatattttattaatttgtcaaaagcacagaataggggtgtaaatatatatatatatataatattaatatatattaatatttgtgatattttcagtttggttgttttatcaaaatattcaaagaattgaggtttttttctataattgttctgttaaattttaaaaattgaagttgcctctggaaatgtattaaaataataatacgcgctatagaaagggaacaaatgttttcaaaaatataaaaaatcataaaataaaaatatattcgcggtatggcattattaattgagagtggctaagcacacaaatataatacaaacgctaatggcagaaacaaAAAATGCTGTCATGACTCCATGTTTCTCGCACAAAATCAACAACAGTAGTTCAAAGTCAGTGAAAGTACGATTAATCGAAAACCTTGCCAGTGCCATATGAGAAGTCGACAAATTCTTCAAGAACTCATTTCCAAAACGTGTGACTGTATTAGCAATGATACTTGGTGAAAAAACTGTCCAGTTGTGTAAAACAGGATGGGTAGAGAGGCACGATGCTGTCCTTCAATTTGTTACGAAGTTACCGTTTTGCGTTATGAAACACGCAATGTAAAAGGACTtttctgtttgatttttttaataaaataagccACTATGTAATGCATGCGTATGGTTGACTTTTCGATTATAACCACtttgtttacctaaaaattAGAATTGATAAACGAAGAAACGTCTCTGGATCCGCCACTGCTCTATGACCTATaatataataggggtattcagaccagcattgttaattcgttagttgttattcggtagttttttaaatgtattttgtttttgtaaaatttacagaCTATCATTCTACCaagtaacgaactatccatctCGGTAATATAACATCAGCTGTTCTCCTgctcctctgtacatcaatttaaagtacttaccagtaataaattcgATCTGCTCcgcataattttcaaataaatgactgacagtttttgattttgcactttggcatttttactctttaataaaattgaatcagctgtttcggaataaaatttaccttACTACATACATAGGTAGAACAAAaggtatgttcacagttaaaccttttaacgaagtatcatctaacgaattaccaaattaacaggcttcggtctgaatacccctaatataatttaatataatataaattaatcaaCTTAATTTGATTATAATTCTTTCATTATTTAGTCGTACAATGAATATTGAACTCTTttgtatttccctggctttaatcccTGCAAGTTGCGAGAGTATGAAGTGTTCTTTTACATCCCAACTTAGCcttcgttatttgtttttatttaaactctGCGTCatatcttaaaatatatattaaaattatcgatcaaactaaaataacaaatttatggtatactatataaattagaatcaatatatgtatgtattatatatgtatataggcgtTCGAAGATCTGGTgagctaatttttttaatgtcacCATCGTCCTCAGGAAAAAAGCTCACTTAATAACATTTATCGTAAATTAACCAACATCTACACCTTTTAAAAGCAAGAAAGTCTTATACTTCATATTTGGGAGCTGGAAAAAAATGGGTGGAATGGCATCTCTGAGTTAAAGTTTTGACAACAAATTATAACTTATTTCAGACTACTTGATCTATTCCCTGTGTTATCAATtcaaattgtcgcatttggcaAGCTATTTTTCTTCTATTAAAAATAGCACCAGTGAAATGGTTTCTTGACaactataatatattaaatataaattttcccTGATTTTTTACAAATGCGTTTGAATATAAAGAACTACTAAATTCGTTATGTTGCCACCAATCCCAAGATTAGCAATCTACCTGCGCTTAGAAACATTTcgttatttttgtgaaaattttatgccATAGCATACGTATTGATGAACGTAAATACCGCAAACTCATGCAttcataaaacattttcaagacTTTAAACTCGAATTTTGATGTGCTGTACAAagatatgaatacatatgtatgcacatacatattattttctacttttattttgttttcatattataTCGGTTTTTGCTTACTGCGTTCTGTCGCCTAAAGTATAGCGACAAGCGTGTCTTCACATCTGGTAGAGATAACACTTAAACAGcttcaatattttatgaaagCCAGCTGAAGCACTTACG belongs to Bactrocera dorsalis isolate Fly_Bdor chromosome 1, ASM2337382v1, whole genome shotgun sequence and includes:
- the LOC125775820 gene encoding uncharacterized protein LOC125775820, which gives rise to MNQRLTGGGPSSKPMTDFEQTDECAISSPTGSPLQLCSQVEMTPNPEQHPASPSTPSTYLSLENQDASTSVLSRSARNKLISTLIADIPKRNAAEEERRREHHEMM